One genomic window of Elaeis guineensis isolate ETL-2024a chromosome 2, EG11, whole genome shotgun sequence includes the following:
- the LOC105043125 gene encoding cytochrome b561 domain-containing protein At2g30890, with protein sequence MLALERGLFMRLASFLILILLAPLVDSSRHLHKPIQSHKTRQHEPLKLTPKLSLQIKLHAFLLWASIGFLMPVGIIIIRMSNRVKCGKRLNVLFYSHVIVQMTAVLLATAGAVLSIVNFENFFNNTHQRAGLVVYVLIWIQPLIGFLRPHRGVKARSIWYFVHWLLGTGIPILGIINIYIGLHTYQERTSRSVRLWTVLFTAEVVIIAFIYLFQDRWDYMMKQGVSLGEEQVRPTDHLTSPSTSQKELASIS encoded by the exons ATGCTTGCTCTGGAAAGAGGACTTTTCATGAGGTTAGCAAGTTTTCTGATTCTTATTCTTCTTGCTCCATTGGTGGATTCATCTCGACACCTTCATAAACCAATTCAAAGCCACAAGACCCGCCAACATGAACCACTGAAG CTGACTCCAAAACTTTCATTACAAATCAAACTCCATGCATTCCTCCTCTGGGCTTCCATTGGTTTCTTGATGCCTGTTGGGATAATCATAATTAGGATGTCCAACAGAGTCAAATGTGGAAAAAGGCTCAATGTTCTCTTCTACTCCCATGTCATTGTGCAG ATGACAGCTGTGCTGCTTGCCACTGCCGGGGCAGTTCTCTCCATAGTGAACtttgagaatttcttcaacaatacTCATCAGAGGGCAGGGTTGGTAGTCTATGTGTTGATATGGATTCAACCTTTGATTGGCTTTCTCAGGCCTCACAG AGGAGTGAAAGCAAGGAGCATATGGTACTTTGTGCATTGGCTACTTGGAACTGGAATTCCTATCTTGGGGATCATAAATATTTACATTGGTCTGCACACCTACCAAGAGAGGACCTCCAGAAGTGTAAGGTTGTGGACTGTTCTCTTCACTGCAGAGGTTGTGATCATTGCTTTCATCTATCTTTTCCAAGACAGGTGGGATTATATGATGAAGCAGGGAGTGAGCCTAGGTGAAGAGCAGGTCAGACCCACTGATCATTTAACATCTCCAAGTACTAGTCAAAAGGAGTTGGCATCAATATCTTAG
- the LOC140855367 gene encoding putative pentatricopeptide repeat-containing protein At3g05240, translating into MDIYAKCGELLDVQKVSSEISEHNVVSWSIALAGYAQSGCIPEAERIFNVCHRESDLVECYNCWPEQNAMEDRAFFIDVIKDSMKPNCFTLTSLLNGYVIKMGLQSDASIANSWITVYGEQGNVGDARLVFDMIPCDDVVSWTVIVATHASANDGGEARNIFGQNAAEKPNILEHTDAWLPSR; encoded by the exons ATGGATATATATGCCAAATGTGGTGAGCTTTTAGATGTTCAGAAGGTTTCTAGCGAAATTTCAGAGCATAACGTAGTATCATGGTCCATCGCACTGGCCGGCTATGCTCAAAGTGGGTGCATTCCGGAGGCTGAGAGGATTTTTAATGTATGCCATAGAGAAAGTGATCTCGTGGAATGTTATAATTGCTGGCCTGAGCAGAATGCAATGGAAGATAGAGCATTTTTCATTGATGTGATCAAGGATAGCATGAAACCCAATTGCTTTACACTTACAAGCCTCCTTAATGG GTATGTGATAAAAATGGGCTTGCAATCAGATGCTTCAATAGCGAATTCTTGGATCACTGTGTATGGGGAGCAAGGAAATGTGGGAGATGCTCGTCTAGTCTTTGACATGATACCTTGTGATGATGTGGTCTCATGGACAGTAATTGTAGCTACTCATGCTTCTGCTAATGATGGAGGTGAAGCTAGAAATATTTTTGGTCAGAATGCCGCAGAAAAACCTAATATCTTGGAACACACTGATGCTTGGCTGCCTTCAAGATAG